The Trichoderma atroviride chromosome 5, complete sequence genome contains a region encoding:
- a CDS encoding uncharacterized protein (TransMembrane:11 (i265-284o290-311i337-358o364-386i393-418o438-463i475-499o519-538i581-601o607-626i638-661o)) has translation MAPSSRNPTTWNEYDGVASPTGSVSSNPFDEERELLDDDDGAHLAGRNIERRRSSVTDRLAAMADVGGVNSFRSFARSWQRAAAFPEVIPRRPSFILATDQQLAGDAEDAEYSRSSDSLDAGGLGRRLDGSPRLGSSFAGSSSNIASAHYREREGKPLDEEMASGALPATFSSHSSVFGSSPYLATESIIGSYGSYRSGYGTMGGPSLIRHRPSIIRISGQAEDESGEEDNAAFGEEQPILVKEVKQGNKVVLTVDGQSTLPQSVFNSINAIIGVGLLSLPLAFKMSGWIFGLIILTLTAAVTAHTAKLLAKCMEYDASLITYSDLAYVSFGTRARVIVSFLFTIELIAACVALVILFSDSLALLLPGVAGVNFWKCVCAVVTLILNAMPLRWLSYTSVIGIFSTFCIVCVVIADGLVKTDAPGSLWQPATTHLFPKNWLALPLAYGLMASPWGAHSVFPSIYRDMRHPHKWGRGVAITFSFSYVLDTCLAVIGILMFGDGIREAITSNIIRSSGFPEGLTIFMCICVTIIPLTKLPLNARPLITTADVLCGLHQSHHHHHHSAANPADRQSDFIKSCLRALVRVVVVLILLGISILFPAFDSVCAFLGAALCSLISIILPILFYLKLYGKDVSIRERIVLLCLLALFSVLGLVGTVWTFLPKDLIGV, from the exons ATGGCCCCGTCTTCGCGGAATCCGACGACATGGAACGAGTACGATGGCGTGGCTTCTCCCACTGGCAGCGTTTCTTCAAATCCCTTTGACGAGGAACGGGAGTTGctcgatgatgacgatggcgcaCACCTAGCCGGTCGAAACATTGAGCGCAGACG GTCTTCCGTCACCGACCGTCTagccgccatggctgacGTTGGCGGCGTCAACAGCTTCCGCTCTTTTGCCCGTAGCTGGCAGCGCGCGGCTGCTTTCCCAGAAGTCATTCCCCGTCGCCCgagcttcatcttggctACGGACCAGCAATTGGCCGGCGACGCCGAGGATGCCGAGTATTCGCGGAGCTCTGACAGCCTCGACGCGGGCGGGCTTGGACGACGTTTGGATGGGTCGCCGCGCCTGGGCAGTTCGTTTGCTGGCTCGAGCAGCAATATTGCGAGTGCGCATTACAGAGAGCGGGAGGGCAAGCCGCTGGACGAGGAGATGGCGAGCGGTGCGCTGCCTGCTACCTTTTCGAGCCATTCTAGCGTCTTTGGGTCGTCTCCTTACTTGGCTACGGAGTCTATTATCGGTAGCTATGGCTCATATCGCAGCGGATATGGTACGATGGGCGGGCCGTCTCTCATTCGACACCGACCGTCTATTATTCGAATCAGCGGCCAAGCAGAGGATGAAAGTGGCGAAGAGGATaatgctgcctttggcgAGGAGCAGCCGATCTTGGTGAAGGAAGTCAAGCAGGGAAACAAGGTCGTTTTGACGGTTGACGGCCAGAGCACGCTGCCTCAGTCTGTCTTCAACTCGATCAATGCCATCATCGGCGTTGGGCTGCTGAGTTTGCCGCTGGCTTTCAAGATGAGCGGCTGGATTTTCGGTCTCATCATACTCACTTTGACGGCCGCCGTCACGGCGCATACGGCCAAGTTGCTGGCCAAGTGTATGGAATATGATGCTAGTCTCATCACATATTCTGATTTGGCATATGTTTCGTTTGGCACTAGAGCTCGTGTTATTGTGTCGTTTCTGTTTACGATAGAGCTCATTGCTGCGTGCGTTGCTCTCGTCATTCTGTTTTCCGATTCTCTTGCGCTCTTGCTTCCTGGTGTTGCGGGCGTTAATTTTTGgaagtgtgtgtgtgctgtTGTCACTCTTATTCTCAATGCTATGCCCTTGCGGTGGCTTAGCTATACCAGCGTGATTGGCATTTTCTCTACGTTTTGCA TCGTCTGCGTTGTAATTGCTGATGGTCTCGTCAAAACAGATGCTCCCGGCTCATTGTGGCAGCCTGCCACTACGCATTTGTTTCCTAAAAACTGGTTGGCGTTGCCTCTTGCGTATGGCTTGATGGCTAGTCCATGGGGAGCTCACTCTGTTTTTCCTTCT ATTTACCGAGACATGCGCCATCCTCACAAGTGGGGGCGGGGTGTTGCCATTACCTTTTCGTTTTCA TACGTCTTGGATACCTGCCTCGCCGTTATTGGCATCCTCATGTTTGGTGACGGCATCAGAGAGGCCATCACTTCCAACATCATCAGGAGCTCTGGCTTTCCCGAGGGTCTGACCATCTTCATGTGCATCTGTGTCACCATCATTCCGCTCACCAAGCTACCACTCAACGCTCGTCCCCTCATTACGACCGCCGATGTCCTCTGCGGCCTTCATCAgtctcatcaccaccaccaccattcTGCGGCTAATCCCGCAGATCGGCAATCTGATTTCATCAAATCATGTCTCAGGGCATTAGTtcgcgtcgtcgtcgtcctcattTTGCttggcatctccatcctgTTCCCGGCGTTTGACTCTGTCTGTGCATTTCTCGGCGCTGCGCTCtgctctctcatctccatcatcctgcCTATTCTCTTTTATCTCAAGCTTTACGGAAAGGACGTTTCGATCAGGGAGCGTATTGTGTTGCTGTGCTTGTTGGCGTTGTTTTCGGTGCTGGGGCTTGTGGGTACTGTGTGGACGTTTTTGCCCAAGGATCTTATTGGCGTTTAG
- a CDS encoding uncharacterized protein (EggNog:ENOG41) yields MESDPRANSEEATEKHVVYTVPRNRPITEASFRANEDYASFSDEKIARMVESLKHVTSNDYQILMDKIFRGGDQASQERLIKETLARLGNPGISESEIQGLASSSRLKISLCNEESDNRPGIVTQIPLSVRQGVEFREILGVSSEKKTNGLSPTLSEQHRLEDTDMRDSVPKSMDPVGLSSGPFVYRPLNPLAREIRLLSLAKPLSPDGFCITLRHCRLDEAPPFMAISYYWGDPTPRCDVVCNGQAFKITGSLDCALKRIFMWRQDLVLWADGICINQKDISERASQVMLMGDIYSKAQATAAYLGENLANGDESDNSLETDQTPFALMHQLNAVWSEDAEQKHQFRSSDEWMQMQIPTMENREHKKIWACLMHLCSQPWFSRSWVLQEVVLAKDVLVFYGSAVDDLQTLIKFWSLATRREPPSAFKYGPVAEWKEGGCE; encoded by the exons ATGGAGAGCGATCCAAGAGCCAACAGCGAGGAAGCCACCGAGAAGCATGTTGTATACACCGTGCCTCGCAATCGCCCGATTACGGAAGCGAGCTTCAGAGCAAATGAGGATTATGCGTCGTTTTCTGATGAAAAAATAGCCCGGATGGTGGAAAGTCTGAAGCACGTAACCTCAAATGATTATCAG ATCTTGATGGACAAAATCTTCCGGGGAGGGGATCAGGCATCCCAGGAACGCTTGATAAAAGAAACCTTAGCCAGACTGGGCAACCCCGGCATTTCAGAGTCAGAAATCCAAGGCCTTGCGTCTAGCTCGCGGCTCAAAATATCTCTCTGCAACGAGGAGTCAGACAATCGTCCCGGCATCGTTACCCAGATCCCACTCAGCGTGCGCCAGGGTGTCGAGTTTCGCGAAATTCTTGGAGTCTCTagtgaaaagaagacgaatgGCCTCTCACCTACGCTCTCAGAACAGCACAGGCTGGAAGACACTGATATGAGAGACTCGGTTCCGAAGTCAATGGACCCCGTAGGCCTTTCTTCCGGGCCCTTTGTCTACAGACCCCTGAATCCGTTGGCAAGAGAGATACGTCTTCTGAGCCTCGCAAAACCGCTCAGCCCAGACGGTTTTTGCATCACTCTGAGACACTGTCGTCTCGACGAGGCGCCGCCGTTTATGGCCATATCGTACTACTGGGGCGACCCAACTCCTAGATGTGACGTTGTGTGTAACGGACAAGCGTTCAAAATCACGGGAAGCCTGGACTGTGCCCTCAAGCGCATCTTCATGTGGAGGCAGGATCTCGTCCTTTGGGCTGACGGCATATGTATCAACCAAAAGGACATCTCCGAGCGCGCTTCGCAAGTCATGCTCATGGGCGACATCTACAGCAAAGCTCAAGCTACCGCCGCCTATCTCGGCGAGAATCTCGCAAATGGCGACGAAAGCGACAATAGCCTAGAGACTGACCAGACGCCTTTCGCATTGATGCACCAGCTAAACGCTGTTTGGAGCGAAGATGCCGAACAAAAACACCAATTTCGCTCCAGCGATGAAtggatgcagatgcagattcCCACGATGGAAAACCGGGAGCACAAGAAGATCTGGGCGTGTCTGATGCATCTCTGCTCGCAGCCCTGGTTTTCCCGTAGCTGGGTCTTGCAAGAGGTTGTTTTGGCCAAAGATGTGCTTGTTTTTTACGGATCTGCGGTTGACGACCTCCAGACATTAATCAAGTTCTGGAGCTTGGCAACCCGGCGAGAGCCTCCATCGGCGTTCAAGTATGGCCCTGTGGCGGAGTGGAAAGAGGGGGGCTGTGAATAG
- a CDS encoding uncharacterized protein (EggNog:ENOG41), which translates to MSLVNDGILRVRGSIVDAACVLTLKVELQDFIDPLSTKSTWNRSWFIQDDPILPNLPFTADRDRAFGAIVSAAEIMSLSMLRSYPNGESVLNAVWKTLITNRGWMNNSDPEGERFAYEAFRESRRDPFDDEWWPPRSLSAADKEKIWPFQAMVLKANQGHRFGITACGFVGLFPKECQMSDLIAILPGARTPFVLRPDPSRSLFTLVGDCYVHGMMNGEFLYPRRSGELCDVNWPERQYRIKLHPWNPMFTEKVKHLLRQYFDPDRQKFATVGYLDFH; encoded by the coding sequence ATGAGCCTCGTAAACGACGGAATTCTCCGTGTCCGGGGCTCCATAGTTGATGCGGCATGCGTACTGACTCTGAAAGTCGAGTTGCAAGATTTCATTGATCCCCTGAGCACTAAATCTACGTGGAACAGGTCATGGTTCATCCAGGACGACCCGATCTTACCCAATCTCCCCTTCACTGCTGACCGCGATAGAGCCTTTGGTGCCATTGTTTCAGCCGCAGAGATTATGTCATTGAGTATGCTTCGCTCATATCCCAACGGTGAGAGCGTGCTCAACGCGGTGTGGAAGACACTCATCACCAACCGAGGTTGGATGAACAACAGCGATCCAGAAGGCGAGCGGTTCGCATACGAGGCATTCCGTGAATCCAGGCGTGATCCTTTCGATGACGAATGGTGGCCACCAAGGTCGCTGTCTGCTGCTGATAAGGAGAAGATATGGCCGTTTCAAGCCATGGTGCTCAAGGCGAACCAGGGACATCGCTTCGGTATCACGGCATGCGGATTCGTGGGGCTGTTTCCGAAGGAGTGTCAGATGAGCGATCTGATTGCTATCCTCCCGGGTGCTCGGACGCCTTTCGTGCTAAGACCCGACCCTTCAAGATCTTTGTTTACTCTGGTTGGAGACTGTTATGTGCACGGCATGATGAATGGGGAGTTTCTTTATCCGAGGAGGAGTGGCGAGCTTTGTGATGTAAATTGGCCGGAGCGGCAGTATCGCATTAAGCTGCACCCTTGGAATCCGATGTTTACTGAAAAGGTGAAACATCTGCTGAGGCAATATTTTGATCCTGATCGGCAGAAGTTTGCTACTGTAGGATATTTGGACTTTCATTGA
- a CDS encoding uncharacterized protein (EggNog:ENOG41~TransMembrane:5 (o42-64i202-224o244-263i331-351o357-376i)), protein MDNSWWDDFSNNLATDLAPLIALFGEAATKQYLSECLTVEDIVIFAVAPLGVITAVVSAIRVCGTPSLRAFVGRAQEGAGTAEAELCSSTSRDVCELYSNGGIARVFGRPKLLEIVHDTQTNRDEFYPSDGSEATAGIYSFPKYIKTKRGMKEWTLEQKFPSTRRRSVGSNESGLIQVQRKTVFAPNPNLSLNIGIKPLNRLWFLAAATLGVILQLFILVWATLTRYYFRWLRNGREDQYSVPLTVIGTILLCLGMAECAHLIESKTKEQIYQRVAPVAGDAPSNMYWVQPGNQSIGDQFFDSFAYSDSKQSLQKYITSWKDTTNRPSTMVLIWAAVITTCIGFICQFLGLRAAHSSVAIAQLGVTIFMSAIRAGLRSQRLRTEDNFMADVPEFYEGHELDYLALKLGQQRSTPSSTKVQQRPLWRVFNSISRSSIPQTIHATSADNSRGSPILERLSVKYEQSTVLAGFRIQSIDNRFISLKRAAMDRELVEWMSAEYCSECKDQCVCGEDPCKRDPSATVKAFLYRARLSRMTGIEGPKSTLSSYWGEEFVNVRSISLALSDAIEETMRILFSSEGSSPVVLHKPWEDALSIFWAIQCSLIDPSTKRHKESIIHMSLRRSINEDAVPGGPWRVNRSEIEAVLGLWLWSLKETRKRNDVLEDVDEEKTLQRINRILFIKENDTVMSDETAELNDWRESGSVEIRQARLKVQHPGIVDISKSNNELKFNNIRYPLRDTMKRPDVQNALWWRGGESTWQEAYVTGEWGPPLYSHLRRRFFGWYWLEQSPPYNELQILYTDSPNSLLGNCALEMYSSFFSAVMHAVKDIGGDTHLEEHKDKLTVRNQTIQSIQATLIRNGLCNAGDAFACIIPILKCQDKLPVPNEIVSGASEIAYKHFQQGNWRLFRELMAWVLRRSKMSLVAAYNQQDPTKRLNAINDFRLSFIETCEAYRQILLRDYETSTIGDVQGILQLVERYSEDETIKNIPLVWHDVGNVPDTQARTGQSLSLADTLICYGEAALWSIRRKQSLPDLEERYLEQLKKYTSSKEVASSPEQALERSDLSSLLYFLQSSTLQGSIQLTDHFLFKTMIATSEKGWFMVTNSLVEHGASIDQEDDNGRTALSYAAELGDINTASTLMDLGASLCNRNNDDRNRKLAIHFAAKQGHATIIRHMLKSFSGSSGLDYEDEEGMTPLSWAITSGNAATVLELTREGSSISPNAYDTKKPALHLAIQEDKEEIVDVLLKSEKVDPNHLYGETIDSPPLIHAIRLRKEGIFDKLLNFAKVRADYTDTSDRTAIWWAAALGLDTYVQKLLDSGKLYHPHGADKNGHTPLSIAAEGGRIAIVRQLLRIEGADFAIKPIIIAAMKGHIAVVEELLASNFHREDSKSLLEANKLGHVWIQIQQSKLWEDVDGERLRIPSGFELKDLKDSELTFAEDLYNQPYEKLV, encoded by the exons ATGGACAACAGCTGGTGGGATGACTTCTCGAACAACCTTGCGACCGATCTTGCCCCTCTGATCGCTCTTTTTGGAGAGGCGGCGACGAAGCAATATCTTAGCGAATGCCTGACTGTGGAAGATATTGTCATTTTTGCTGTCGCCCCTTTGGGAGTCATCACCGCTGTGGTCTCTGCCATTCGCGTATGCGGGACTCCGTCACTTCGGGCTTTTGTGGGAAGAGCGCAAGAAGGAGCTGGTACAGCTGAAGCAGAACTATGCTCTTCTACCAGCCGCGATGTCTGTGAGCTATACAGTAACGGAGGCATCGCTCGCGTATTCGGACGTCCGAAACTTCTCGAAATTGTTCATGATACTCAGACTAATCGCGATGAATTTTATCCCTCTGATGGAAGCGAAGCTACAGCCGGCATATACTCGTTTCCAAAGTATATCAAAACAAAGCGCGGAATGAAGGAATGGACGTTGGAACAAAAGTTCCCGAGCACAAGAAGGAGATCAGTAGGCTCGAATGAGAGTGGACTGATTCAAGTACAAAGAAAAACCGTTTTTGCTCCAAACCCAAATCTTTCTCTCAATATCGGAATCAAACCCCTCAACAGGCTATGGTTCCTTGCCGCTGCTACTCTGGGTGTAATTTTACAACTATTCATCTTAGTATGGGCAACTTTGACTAGGTACTATTTTCGCTGGCTGAGAAATGGTCGTGAAG ACCAATACTCCGTTCCTCTGACTGTTATTGGAACAATTCTCCTTTGCCTTGGGATGGCAGAATGCGCGCATCTCATTGAGAGTAAAACGAAGGAACAGATTTACCAACGAGTTGCACCGGTTGCCGGCGATGCACCTTCAAACATGTACTGGGTCCAGCCCGGAAACCAGAGCATCGGTGATCAGTTCTTCGACTCTTTTGCATATTCCGATTCTAAGCAGTCGCTACAGAAGTATATCACATCTTGGAAAGACACTACAAATAGGCCATCCACCATGGTATTAATCTGGGCTGCGGTAATAACAACATGTATCGGATTTATCTGCCAGTTTTTAGGCCTCAGAGCTGCTCATTCTTCAGTTGCGATAGCGCAGCTGGGTGTGACAATTTTTATGAGCGCTATTCGAGCGGGGCTTAGAAGTCAGAGATTAAGAACAGAGGATAACTTTATGGCAGATGTACCCGAATTTTATGAGGGACACGAGCTGGATTATTTAGCATTGAAGCTGGGGCAACAGCGGTCAACCCCATCTTCAACAAAAGTTCAACAGCGCCCTCTCTGGAGGGTATTCAACTCTATCTCGAGAAGTTCTATCCCCCAGACAATTCATGCGACTAGCGCGGACAACAGCAGGGGCTCACCTATTCTGGAGCGACTTTCAGTCAAATATGAGCAATCAACCGTGCTCGCTGGGTTTCGAATCCAGTCAATCGATAATAGATTCATATCACTAAAGCGCGCTGCAATGGATCGTGAGCTTGTTGAATGGATGTCGGCGGAATATTGCTCAGAGTGCAAAGATCAATGCGTCTGTGGAGAAGATCCATGCAAAAGGGACCCGAGTGCGACTGTCAAGGCCTTTTTATACCGAGCCCGTCTCTCCCGCATGACGGGAATAGAAGGGCCAAAGTCAACACTAAGCAGCTATTGGGGAGAAGAATTTGTAAATGTACGAAGCATTTCTCTTGCACTATCCGACGCTATTGAAGAAACGATGCGTATCCTATTTTCTTCGGAAGGGAGTTCGCCGGTGGTGTTGCATAAGCCATGGGAAGACGccctttccatcttctggGCGATCCAGTGTTCGCTGATAGATCCCTCGACGAAGCGCCATAAAGAGAGTATTATACACATGTCGTTGAGACGGTCAAtcaatgaagatgctgtCCCTGGGGGTCCGTGGAGGGTTAACAGGTCTGAGATAGAGGCTGTACTTGGTCTCTGGCTGTGGTCGCTGAAAGAGACGCGAAAGAGGAATGATGTGTTGGAGGATGTAGATGAGGAGAAAACACTTCAGCGCATCAACAGaattctcttcatcaaggaAAATGACACTGTTATGTCTGATGAAACAGCCGAGTTAAATGACTGGCGAGAAAGTGGTAGTGTCGAGATACGACAGGCGCGGTTGAAAGTGCAGCATCCTGGAATTGTTGATATATCCAAATCCAACAACGAGCTCAAATTCAATAATATCAGATATCCTCTACGAGATACCATGAAACGCCCAGACGTACAAAACGCACTGtggtggagaggaggagagagtACGTGGCAGGAGGCGTATGTTACAGGTGAATGGGGCCCACCACTTTATTCCCACTTGCGACGTCGATTCTTTGGGTGGTATTGGTTGGAGCAAAGTCCGCCATATAACGAGCTCCAGATTCTTTATACAGACTCGCCCAACTCGTTACTGGGTAACTGTGCCCTGGAAATGTATTCATCATTCTTCTCGGCAGTCATGCACGCTGTGAAAGATATTGGAGGAGACACACATCTCGAGGAACACAAAGACAAGCTCACCGTCCGCAACCAAACTATACAAAGCATCCAAGCCACTCTCATTCGAAATGGCCTGTGCAATGCAGGAGATGCCTTTGCCTGTATCATTCCAATCCTAAAATGCCAGGATAAATTGCCAGTCCCTAATGAGATTGTGTCTGGAGCTAGTGAGATAGCGTACAAGCATTTTCAGCAGGGGAATTGGAGGCTATTTCGGGAGCTTATGGCCTGGGTGTTGCGCCGTTCAAAAATGAGTCTAGTTGCAGCATACAATCAACAAGACCCGACCAAGAGATTGAATGCAATCAATGACTTTAGACTGTCTTTTATCGAAACTTGTGAAGCGTACCGTCAAATACTTTTACGAGATTATGAAACATCAACGATTGGTGACGTACAAGGAATTCTTCAGTTAGTAGAAAGATACTCTGAAGACGAGACCATCAAGAATATTCCGCTGGTCTGGCATGACGTTGGCAATGTACCAGATACCCAAGCTCGAACCGGCCAATCACTCAGCCTGGCTGACACGCTCATCTGCtatggagaagctgctttgTGGAGCATCCGCCGCAAACAGTCACTACCCGACTTAGAAGAACGTTATCTGGAGCAGTTGAAGAAATATACAAGCTCAAAAGAAGTTGCTAGCAGTCCCGAACAGGCCCTCGAGAGATCGGATTTGAGCTctttactttactttttgCAATCATCAACTTTGCAAGGGTCAATACAATTGACTGACCATTTCCTTTTCAAGACCATGATTGCTACATCTGAAAAGGGATGGTTTATGGTAACCAACAGCCTGGTGGAGCATGGAGCTTCAATTgatcaagaagatgacaACGGGCGAACAGCATTGTCCTATGCGGCAGAACTTGGTGACATCAATACAGCAAGCACATTGATGGACTTGGGGGCTTCTCTGTGCAACAGAAACAATGATGACCGAAACCGGAAACTAGCCATTCATTTCGCCGCAAAACAAGGACATGCAACGATAATTAGACACATGTTGAAAAGTTTCAGTGGGTCTTCTGGCTTGGACtatgaagacgaggagggaATGACGCCTTTGAGCTGGGCAATCACTTCAGGGAATGCTGCCACGGTCTTGGAGTTGACGAGAGAGGGCAGTTCTATATCTCCCAATGCTTACGATACAAAAAAACCGGCTCTGCATTTGGCCATTCAAgaggacaaagaagagattgtgGATGTGTTGTTAAAGAGTGAGAAAGTGGATCCAAATCATCTTTACGGAGAAACAATTGACTCTCCGCCTCTTATACACGCGATTAGACTGAGAAAGGAGGGTATCTTCGACAAGCTCTTGAATTTCGCAAAAGTCAGGGCAGATTATACGGATACGTCGGACAGGACGGCCATCTGGtgggcagcagccttgggcCTTGATACCTACGTCCAAAAGCTCCTGGATTCTGGGAAATTGTACCACCCTCACGGAGCGGATAAAAATGGACATACGCCACTTTCCATTGCGGCCGAGGGAGGTCGTATCGCAATTGTTCGCCAGCTACTGAGAATTGAAGGAGCCGACTTCGCCATCAAGCCGATTATTATCGCTGCCATGAAAGGGCATATAGCCGTAGTTGAAGAGCTTTTGGCGTCTAATTTCCATCGTGAAGATAGCAAGTCCCTATTGGAGGCCAATAAACTTGGACATGTATGGATACAGATTCAACAGAGTAAACTTTGGGAAGATGTAGACGGGGAAAGATTGAGGATTCCATCGGGATTTGAGCTGAAAGACTTGAAAGATTCTGAGTTGACATTCGCTGAGGACTTGTACAACCAACCTTATGAGAAACTTGTATAA
- a CDS encoding uncharacterized protein (EggNog:ENOG41~SECRETED:SignalP(1-18)) → MFLKYFAFMIAIGGSATGGPVDPFATSASRVLTQLPEKTWLESIAVRRNGDILATSLFYSSNIFTVSQPSMHAHNTAKILASVPEVNSLLGITELPESYGEEAFFFVGGNFTSLTTFTTVVGSFKGFRITFPRDGNPIVQKVSDLAPFSAFPNGVTAIPQSPGSVLVADSFVGAIGRLDLSTGHYDPRAFAFDEMTVPEGAKLPIGVSAMRMKGPYLYFGNPSTQSIFKVKVDSNGYLIKGAQPSLVANISSVAPGLDDFIFDPQGNILLATNSPENAIVHVDVRTGKSKRIIGGAG, encoded by the coding sequence ATGTTTCTCAAATATTTCGCATTCATGATAGCCATTGGTGGCTCGGCAACAGGCGGTCCTGTTGACCCATTTGCAACTTCTGCATCACGAGTGCTAACTCAACTTCCTGAGAAGACCTGGTTGGAGAGCATTGCCGTACGCCGTAATGGTGATATTCTTGCCACAAGCCTCTTCTACTCGTCAAATATTTTCACAGTATCGCAGCCATCTATGCATGCACATAACACGGCCAAGATCCTCGCCTCTGTTCCGGAAGTCAACAGTCTCCTCGGCATAACCGAATTGCCAGAATCATATGGCGAAGaagctttcttcttcgttggcGGCAACTTTACGAGCCTAACGACTTTCACTACAGTTGTTGGCTCTTTCAAAGGCTTTAGAATCACCTTTCCTAGAGATGGCAACCCCATTGTTCAGAAAGTTAGCGATCTCGCGCCATTTTCAGCATTTCCAAACGGCGTCACTGCTATTCCACAGTCCCCTGGATCTGTGCTTGTCGCCGATTCTTTTGTTGGAGCCATTGGCCGCTTAGATCTCTCAACTGGCCACTACGATCCCAGGGCTTTTGCATTCGACGAAATGACTGTGCCCGAGGGGGCAAAGCTACCAATTGGTGTAAGCGCTATGCGGATGAAAGGGCCTTATCTGTACTTTGGGAATCCGTCGACTCAGTCAATcttcaaggtcaaggttgACTCCAATGGATATCTCATCAAGGGAGCTCAGCCATCTTTGGTTGCAAACATTTCATCTGTGGCGCCTGGGCTTGATGACTTTATATTTGATCCGCAGGGCAATATTCTTCTCGCCACGAATAGCCCCGAAAACGCAATCGTTCATGTCGATGTTAGGACCGGGAAAAGCAAGCGTATAATTGGGGGGGCCGGCTGA
- a CDS encoding uncharacterized protein (TransMembrane:1 (o79-103i)) — protein MSLTGVFETATGETKAAFGNTVDGGINVLNGSVGGAEMVLDKALGGAEDALALGKTLQVSVANQVTGFATGLIVGSLKAFLFTFSGLFNMRYIFLLGGTIFVASKFI, from the coding sequence ATGAGCTTAACCGGCGTTTTTGAGACCGCGACTGGTGAGACGAAGGCCGCCTTTGGAAATACGGTGGATGGTGGTATAAATGTCCTTAATGGCTCGGTTGGTGGAGCCGAGATGGTGCTGGATAAAGCACTTGGCGGGGCCGAAGATGCGCTGGCCCTTGGCAAGACTCTTCAGGTCAGTGTAGCCAACCAGGTTACCGGCTTTGCCACAGGGTTAATCGTTGGATCACTGAAAGCGTTTCTTTTTACGTTTAGTGGACTGTTTAACATGCGATATATTTTCCTTTTAGGGGGCACAATCTTTGTTGCTTCGAAGTTTATTTAG
- a CDS encoding uncharacterized protein (EggNog:ENOG41), giving the protein MSLFGVLEKAIGATEAVVCKTMDGGLLGTVVTETGGVLGKTVSGAENALVAAAGALGPVGAAGQPSSPAATPFSPSQAPNAHTMHPHVSGYYPPQMMPSHYPPQMMSGPQPMMQGHGQYMHQGFPPQQYINMGSPSQMPNPGPYAGSQGWPNTNWGGMQGSPAQPGFPMQGNMGAPRQ; this is encoded by the coding sequence ATGAGTCTCTTTGGTGTTCTTGAGAAAGCTATCGGCGCCACCGAGGCCGTTGTCTGCAAGACCATGGATGGCGGCCTTCTTGGCACCGTCGTAACTGAGACCGGCGGCGTCCTGGGGAAGACTGTGAGCGGTGCCGAGAATGCCTTAGTAGCGGCGGCTGGGGCATTGGGCCCTGTAGGCGCTGCCGGACAACCATCCTCGCCCGCGGCAACGCCTTTTTCACCAAGCCAGGCTCCAAATGCGCATACAATGCATCCTCATGTCTCCGGCTACTATCCGCCTCAGATGATGCCCAGCCACTATCCGCCTCAAATGATGTCCGGCCCTCAGCCAATGATGCAAGGTCACGGCCAGTACATGCATCAAGGTTTCCCTCCTCAGCAATATATCAACATGGGCAGTCCTTCACAGATGCCAAACCCAGGACCATATGCGGGTAGCCAGGGATGGCCAAATACAAACTGGGGTGGAATGCAAGGAAGCCCGGCTCAGCCTGGATTCCCCATGCAGGGGAATATGGGGGCACCCCGCCAGTAA